The DNA region TCGCTAAAGTTGTCCTAGTACGGCATTTCCGGGAAGCGATTCCCCTAGCTACGACAGCGATGACGGAAGTCACTACAATCTTGGGTGGTGAAGAGAATGTAGAGCAAGCGATTCTGACTCTGGTAGAAAAGGCTAATCCAGAAATTATTGGTTTATGTAGTACTGGGTTAACGGAAACTAGAGGCGATGACATTGAAGGTTTTCTGAAGGAAATCCGCGATCGCCATCCCGAATTGAATAATTTAGCGATCGTTTTTGCACCTACCCCAGATTTTAAAGGTGCGTTGCAAGATGGCTTTGCTGTTGCTGTCGAAAGCATAGTTAAGGAAATTCCTCGCGCAGGTGGACTCAGAACTGAACAAGTCACGGTTTTGGCGGGTTCTGCCTTCACACCTGGAGATGTACAGGAAATCAAAGAGATAATCACGTCCTTTGGACTAGTGCCGATCTTTGTACCTGACCTTGGCGCTTCTCTAGATGGACATTTAGAGGATGCTTATAGTGCAGTTACAGTCAGTGGAACTACCTTAAAACAGCTACGAGAAGTAGGTAGTTCTGCCTTTACCCTGGCATTGGGTGAAAGTATGCGGGGGGCTGCCAAGATTCTCGAAGAACGCTTTGGCACACCTTACGAGGTGTTCGGCGAACTGACGGGATTAGAACCAGTAGATGAGTTTATCCAAGCATTGGCAATTCTGAGCGGTAACAGCGTACCCGAAAAATACCGCCGCCAACGTCGTCAGTTGCAAGATGCGATGCTGGATACTCACTTTTACTTCGGTGCAAAACGAGTTTCTTTGGCGCTGGAACCAGACTTGTTGTGGTCAACGGTGCATTTCCTGCAATCGATGGGAGCGCAAATTCATGCAGTGGTGACAACCACGCGATCGCCCCTCTTAGAAAAACTCCCAGTTAAAAGCATCACCATCGGCGACTTAGAAGACTTTGAGAGTCTAGCAGGCGGTTCTGATTTGCTGATTGGTAACTCGAATGTGGGTGCGATCGCAAAACGCCTTTCGATTCCTCTTTATCGTTTAGGATTGCCCATTTATGACCGCTTAGGTAATGGTCAATTTACCAAAGTTGGTTATCGAGGCACGATGGAAATTGTGTTTGGCATCGGCAACCTGTTTTTAGAGGCAGAAGAAGCGAGAGTTAAACAATTCCAAGAGTTCGGAACTGTGAGCGCTGAGTTTTGAATTAACGCTTGAAAATTCAAAACAGTTCAGTTAAGAGTTGATCCTCCCTAACCCTCTTTTTTAAGGAGTGAATAGAACAAGTTTTAAATTAGCCCCCTTTTTAAGGGGGGTTGGGGGGATCTTTAAAAGCTAAATATTACTAACTGAACCGTATTGCTTCAAAATTCAAAACTTTAGAGAGGAGAATTACAATGAAAATAGCCTTCACGACGAGTGACCGAGTTCATATTAATGCTCACTTTGGATGGGCAAAAATGATTGATGTTTACGAAATTACCGATGAGGGATATCACTTCGTAGAAACCCTCACCTTTGAAGGCGAACTCAAAGAAGATGGGAATGAAGACAAAATCACCCCAAAACTTGAGGCAATAGGCGACTGTACGATTATTTACGTAACAGCAATTGGTGGTAGTGCCGCCGCTCGGTTAATCAAGAAAGGTGTCACCCCAGTGAAGGCGCGATCGGAAGAAGAAGAAATTAGTGAAGTGCTAAACAAGCTAGTGAAAACCCTCAAAGGTAATCCTCCACCTTGGTTGCGTAAAGCTTTACAGCCAAAAACCACAAACTTTGCTGATGAAATCGAAGACGAAGCAACAGTATGACCGCAAATAATAGTGTGAACGGAACCGCTACAACTGAAGTCTTGAACTCACCTTTCCTTAAGGTATTAATCAAACAAATCCGTGGTCAAGACAGTTATGGAGTTTATCGTACTTGGTCAGATGAGTTGATTCTCAAACCCTTTATTGTCACCAAACAAAAGAAACGGGAAATCTCCGTTGAGGGCGAAGTTGATGCGGTAACTCAAGCCCGGATAATGGCATTTTTTCGAGCTGTAGCGGCTGGAATTGAACAAGAAACAGGTTTGATATCCCAGGTTGTAGTTGATTTGAGCCATGAAGGATTTGGCTGGGCGCTAGTTTTTTCTGGCCGTCTTTTGCTAACTGTGAAAACCCTGCGAGATGCTCACCGCTTTGGCTTTGACTCGCTAGAGAAATTAGCAGAAGAGGGAGAAAACTACGTCAAAAAAGGTCTTGATTTGGCGAAGCGCTTTCCTGAAGTTGGCAAAATTTAATTAGTTAGGAGTTAGGAGTTAGGAGTTAAGAGTTAATAGTTAGGAGTTAGTAATTAAGTTAACTCTTAATTGATAATTCATGATTTACAGTTCTTAATTTATAACTCATAACTCATAACTCATAACTTATAACTCCTAACTTTTAGAAAAGGAGTGGCTGATTGTGCAAGCAGAAGACACGAGTATTGAGGAACTACAAGGACAAATCAGACGGCTTAACAGCAAAGCAGGTCAAATGAAAATGGATCTGCATGATTTAGCTGAAGGTCTGCCAACAGATTACAACCAACTTATGGATGTTGCCGCCGCAACTTATGAAATCTATCGCAAGTTAGATGAACTGAAGCAACATCTGAAAAAATTGGAGAATGCTAAATGACTGGAACTATTGATCAATTCAAGAAGCTCGTAGATGCAGAAGAATTTTTTCAATTCTTTAACATGTCCTACGACTTAGAAGTTGTAAATGTAAATCGTCTACATATTCTGAAAAAGTTCTCTCAATACATGCAGGAAATTGATGATAATTCTTTTGACATGAATCAAGAAGAGAGACTAAATCAATATTCTTTGGCTTTGCAAAAAGCTTATCAGGTATTTGTCGAATCAACACCTCACGAACAAAAGCTGTTTAAAGTGTTTAACGACAAGCCGAAAAATGTAGTCACACTGACAGAAATCACTTCTGATTAGGAGGTATAAATTGGTTAACCTAACGCCTACCGAATTAGAACGCTATCGTCGCCAAATGATGCTTCCGAATTTTGG from Nostoc commune NIES-4072 includes:
- a CDS encoding NifX-associated nitrogen fixation protein, with translation MTANNSVNGTATTEVLNSPFLKVLIKQIRGQDSYGVYRTWSDELILKPFIVTKQKKREISVEGEVDAVTQARIMAFFRAVAAGIEQETGLISQVVVDLSHEGFGWALVFSGRLLLTVKTLRDAHRFGFDSLEKLAEEGENYVKKGLDLAKRFPEVGKI
- a CDS encoding CCE_0567 family metalloprotein; translation: MQAEDTSIEELQGQIRRLNSKAGQMKMDLHDLAEGLPTDYNQLMDVAAATYEIYRKLDELKQHLKKLENAK
- the nifW gene encoding nitrogenase-stabilizing/protective protein NifW; the encoded protein is MTGTIDQFKKLVDAEEFFQFFNMSYDLEVVNVNRLHILKKFSQYMQEIDDNSFDMNQEERLNQYSLALQKAYQVFVESTPHEQKLFKVFNDKPKNVVTLTEITSD
- the nifX gene encoding nitrogen fixation protein NifX produces the protein MKIAFTTSDRVHINAHFGWAKMIDVYEITDEGYHFVETLTFEGELKEDGNEDKITPKLEAIGDCTIIYVTAIGGSAAARLIKKGVTPVKARSEEEEISEVLNKLVKTLKGNPPPWLRKALQPKTTNFADEIEDEATV
- the nifN gene encoding nitrogenase iron-molybdenum cofactor biosynthesis protein NifN — translated: MAIVTASNKALTVNPLKQSQALGATLAFLGLKGTMPLFHGSQGCTAFAKVVLVRHFREAIPLATTAMTEVTTILGGEENVEQAILTLVEKANPEIIGLCSTGLTETRGDDIEGFLKEIRDRHPELNNLAIVFAPTPDFKGALQDGFAVAVESIVKEIPRAGGLRTEQVTVLAGSAFTPGDVQEIKEIITSFGLVPIFVPDLGASLDGHLEDAYSAVTVSGTTLKQLREVGSSAFTLALGESMRGAAKILEERFGTPYEVFGELTGLEPVDEFIQALAILSGNSVPEKYRRQRRQLQDAMLDTHFYFGAKRVSLALEPDLLWSTVHFLQSMGAQIHAVVTTTRSPLLEKLPVKSITIGDLEDFESLAGGSDLLIGNSNVGAIAKRLSIPLYRLGLPIYDRLGNGQFTKVGYRGTMEIVFGIGNLFLEAEEARVKQFQEFGTVSAEF